In one Streptomyces sp. NBC_01241 genomic region, the following are encoded:
- the sbnA gene encoding 2,3-diaminopropionate biosynthesis protein SbnA, with the protein MPVISAPYAFNVEDLYVDLRSFLGHSLFLKCEGFNFAGSIKLKAATEMVEAAERDGILTPESILVESSSGNLGVALSVVAASKGYRFLCVTDSRGNLSNRMMMEALGSQVHVIAEQGADGGFLGARLEYVRALCASDERYVWLSQYTNPNNWKAHYRTTAPEIARQFPRLDVLFVGAGTTGTLMGCARYFRGWHRPVRIIAVDSVGSVSFGGSPGRRMIPGLGMSMRPPLLDESYVDEVIRVEEADTIRACHRLASRGFLFGGSTGTVISGATDWLARHDARELTAVAISPDPGERYLDTIYQTNWLQDLYGEDVLDSVKEAADSWATAPSPATPCGRLPDLADRQPQWQPAPAPGA; encoded by the coding sequence GTGCCTGTCATTTCCGCTCCCTACGCCTTCAACGTAGAGGATCTCTATGTCGACCTCCGGTCGTTCCTCGGGCACTCGCTCTTCCTGAAGTGCGAGGGCTTCAACTTCGCCGGCTCGATCAAGTTGAAGGCCGCGACCGAGATGGTGGAGGCCGCTGAGCGGGATGGAATTCTGACTCCGGAATCGATCCTGGTCGAGTCCTCGTCCGGAAACCTCGGCGTGGCGCTGAGCGTGGTCGCGGCGAGCAAGGGCTACCGGTTCCTGTGTGTGACGGACTCCCGCGGCAATCTGTCGAACAGAATGATGATGGAGGCATTGGGCAGCCAGGTGCACGTGATCGCCGAACAGGGGGCCGACGGCGGCTTTCTCGGCGCGCGGCTCGAGTACGTCCGCGCGCTGTGCGCCTCCGACGAGCGGTATGTGTGGCTCAGCCAGTACACCAATCCGAACAACTGGAAGGCCCACTACCGAACGACCGCGCCGGAGATCGCCCGTCAGTTCCCGCGGCTGGACGTGCTGTTCGTCGGAGCCGGCACCACCGGGACCCTGATGGGCTGTGCGCGCTACTTCCGGGGATGGCACCGGCCGGTGCGGATCATCGCGGTGGACAGCGTCGGCTCGGTGTCCTTCGGCGGTTCGCCGGGCCGCCGGATGATTCCCGGTCTGGGCATGAGCATGCGCCCGCCGCTGCTCGACGAGTCCTATGTCGACGAGGTCATTCGGGTCGAGGAGGCGGACACCATACGCGCCTGCCATCGCCTGGCCAGTCGCGGATTCCTGTTCGGCGGCTCCACCGGCACGGTGATCAGCGGAGCAACGGACTGGTTGGCCCGGCATGACGCGCGCGAACTCACCGCAGTGGCCATCAGCCCGGACCCCGGCGAGCGCTACCTCGACACGATCTACCAGACCAACTGGCTGCAGGATCTCTACGGCGAGGACGTGCTCGACTCCGTCAAGGAGGCCGCCGATTCCTGGGCAACCGCCCCCTCGCCGGCGACACCGTGCGGCAGGCTGCCGGACCTCGCGGACCGGCAGCCGCAATGGCAACCCGCACCGGCTCCTGGGGCGTAA
- the sbnB gene encoding 2,3-diaminopropionate biosynthesis protein SbnB — protein sequence MTVVDSTARESARVAPVTVPPFAVISGAQVRRTLHGCEKRITELVEATYRAHGAGDSVNPPSYFLRFPDRPSSRIIALPASIGGETRVDGLKWISSFPKNVTAGIPRASAVLILNDHDTGYPFACLESSIISATRTAASAASAADWLSRDRPRPARVGFFGVGLIARYIHTFLVNTGWSFDEIGVHDLSADSAAGFRCYLEQSDTTGRITVHDSAEQLIRNSDLVVFATVAGQPHVSDLSWFAHNPLVLHVSLRDLAPEILLASTNIVDDVEHCLKADTSPHLAEQLTGNRDFLHGTLDDVMAGRVTVPTDRPVVFSPFGLGVLDLAVGKYVYTEVARSGELHVVDDFFHELSRYG from the coding sequence ATGACCGTCGTCGATTCCACCGCGAGAGAGTCCGCAAGAGTCGCACCGGTCACCGTGCCACCGTTCGCGGTGATCTCCGGTGCCCAGGTCCGGCGCACGCTGCACGGATGCGAGAAGCGGATCACGGAGTTGGTCGAGGCCACCTACCGGGCGCACGGCGCCGGTGATTCGGTGAACCCGCCGTCGTACTTCCTGCGGTTCCCCGACCGCCCGTCCTCCCGGATCATCGCGCTGCCCGCATCGATCGGCGGGGAGACACGGGTGGACGGCCTGAAGTGGATCTCCAGCTTCCCGAAGAACGTGACGGCCGGCATCCCAAGGGCATCGGCCGTGCTGATCCTCAACGACCATGACACCGGCTACCCGTTCGCCTGTCTGGAGAGTTCGATCATCAGCGCCACCCGGACGGCCGCGTCGGCGGCGTCGGCGGCCGACTGGCTCAGCCGCGACCGGCCGCGACCGGCGCGCGTCGGGTTCTTCGGGGTGGGCTTGATCGCCCGCTACATCCACACCTTCCTGGTCAACACCGGCTGGTCGTTCGACGAGATCGGCGTGCACGACCTGTCCGCCGACAGCGCGGCAGGCTTCCGGTGCTACCTGGAGCAGTCGGACACCACCGGACGAATCACCGTGCACGACAGCGCCGAGCAGTTGATCCGAAACAGCGACCTGGTCGTCTTCGCCACGGTCGCCGGTCAACCGCACGTCAGTGACCTGTCATGGTTCGCACACAATCCGCTGGTGCTGCATGTGTCGCTGCGCGACCTCGCGCCGGAGATCCTGCTCGCCTCGACCAACATCGTCGATGACGTCGAGCACTGTCTCAAGGCCGACACGTCGCCGCACCTGGCCGAGCAGCTCACGGGCAACCGGGACTTCCTGCACGGCACGTTGGACGACGTGATGGCCGGGCGGGTGACGGTGCCGACGGACCGGCCAGTGGTGTTCTCGCCCTTCGGCCTCGGGGTGCTCGACCTCGCGGTGGGCAAGTACGTGTACACCGAAGTGGCCCGCTCCGGAGAGTTGCACGTCGTCGACGACTTCTTCCACGAACTGAGCCGGTACGGATGA